A stretch of the Capsicum annuum cultivar UCD-10X-F1 chromosome 10, UCD10Xv1.1, whole genome shotgun sequence genome encodes the following:
- the LOC107843654 gene encoding F-box/LRR-repeat protein At1g67190, whose amino-acid sequence MGLLPLPKKAMEHLPVEVIGNILSRLGAARDVVIASSTCRKWREAWRNHLHTLAFNSNDWPLYHELTRSRLEIIVTQTIFQTNGLQCLSIVMDDVDEFSAAPVIAWLMYTRETLRELHYNVRTTPNINILEICGRQRLEVLALAHNTITGVEPSYQKFPCLKSLSLSYVSVSALDLSIFLTACPKVEVLSLISLDIVMSDPHASMELSTNSLKDIYVEAISLDKIILEADSLEKLQLKDCTLEVFELVSKGKLRLLKIDDVSVIHLDIGESAENLEIVDVSNFTIMWSKFHHMIAKSSKLRKLRLWAVVFDDDDEVVDIETISACFPQLIHLSLSYELREAAIQYGLQGSFQLENVVVLELGWTVISDLFSQWVVGLLERCPNLRKLVIHGVVSETKTHEECNTLAKFTSFIVRLMRKYLKIDVQFEYD is encoded by the exons ATGGGATTGTTGCCTTTGcccaaaaag GCTATGGAGCACCTTCCTGTTGAGGTCATTGGCAACATATTGTCCCGGTTAGGAGCTGCACGAGATGTTGTGATTGCATCTTCTACTTGCAGGAAATGGCGAGAGGCTTGGAGAAATCATCTTCACACACTTGCCTTTAATTCGAACGACTGGCCTCTTTATCACGAGCTCACAAGGAGCAGACTGGAGATAATTGTGACCCAAACAATATTCCAGACTAATGGATTGCAGTGTCTTTCAATTGTGATGGATGATGTGGATGAGTTCTCTGCTGCTCCAGTGATTGCTTGGCTAATGTATACAAGAGAAACCTTGCGTGAGTTACACTATAATGTCAGGACTACCCCAAACATTAATATACTTGAGATATGTGGTCGCCAAAGACTGGAAGTGTTGGCTCTGGCGCACAATACAATTACGGGTGTTGAACCCAGTTACCAAAAATTTCCTTGCTTGAAGTCTCTTTCACTGAGCTATGTCAGTGTATCAGCATTGGACCTCAGTATTTTTCTCACAGCCTGCCCGAAAGTTGAGGTCCTGAGTCTTATAAGTCTGGATATTGTTATGTCCGATCCACATGCCTCAATGGAGCTGAGTACTAACTCTTTGAAAGATATCTATGTTGAAGCCATTAGTCTGGATAAAATCATTCTGGAGGCGGATAGCCTTGAGAAGTTGCAGTTAAAAGATTGTACGCTTGAGGTCTTTGAACTTGTTAGCAAGGGGAAATTAAGACTCCTTAAGATTGATGATGTTAGTGTCATCCATCTTGATATTGGTGAGAGTGCTGAGAATCTTGAGATTGTGGACGTCAGCAATTTCACAATCATGTGGTCCAAGTTCCATCATATGATAGCAAAATCATCAAAGCTGAGAAAACTGAGGCTATGGGCAGTTGTGTTTGACGACGACGATGAGGTTGTTGATATTGAGACAATTTCTGCGTGTTTTCCTCAATTAATTCATCTCTCCTTGAGCTATGAACTAAGAGAGGCAGCTATCCAGTATGGACTGCAAGGTTCTTTTCAATTGGAAAATGTGGTTGTATTGGAGCTTGGTTGGACAGTGATTAGTGACCTCTTCTCACAGTGGGTAGTAGGGCTATTGGAAAGATGTCCTAATCTGAGGAAATTGGTGATCCACGGGGTTGTTTCAGAAACTAAAACACATGAAGAATGCAATACATTAGCCAAATTCACATCTTTTATTGTAAGGCTAATGAGGAAGTATTTGAAGATAGATGTTCAGTTTGAATATGACTAG
- the LOC107843655 gene encoding E3 ubiquitin-protein ligase UPL5-like: MQIHQTAAPVSSSFNVKSSNHQIIQIFVRLFCGKTLAIQVYPTDTVEVIHDKLLLITGIPISDQRLIYGGKQLQLDQTVSHYGIEKASELQLVGRLRSTMYPQTWKLMNDLYSLIFDFCKPEHGLFQSDVDHIMSVFSEFLSRTPGDFDLASEYLEIFIYSSVPKALVKLYTSRKIVADKCIYEIIGSYMTKSVTSIHSRYSIYITVLKFCKILGKEVEFEDNLYIFCRSSLGTIIQRLGIASCKADTKELASLQDVFPFVYQIAAQLYVELESIMKSTDSSLSVSLVDHFTAFMLPVRTVIQLQVLFDVPITFPLMKDETGEAQYYRESIEWLHKFFYGLLEKIVLSLKILEGRWGLKEGGEDRQAVQTWWSLYLKILKELNSISKLYTGLENVFWQKTREVKVSLSFLIVKFATKSEDHGWLIEHKEVTNFKARRQLSMMMLPQVGYNKMFHMLIDRSRLLEESFKYIGNASPVNLRGKLFMEFKHEVATGPGVLKEWFLLVGQAIFNPQNALFVACPNHPRRFFPNLASKVNPLHLKYFCFSGRMIALALMRKVQIGVVFDRTFFLQLAGKNISLEDVRDTDPYLYNSCKLILDMDPEMVDQDNLGLRFFCEVDQSLGSRKGIELCPNGKDTVVDSKNRETYVNLLIEHHFVTSIAEQVASFVKGFDDITTTSSRLSFFQYLNPEDLDLMLDGYGNDISVEDWKAHTNYHGYKRSDCQISWFWKIVESMSVEQRKVLLFFWTSIKSLPLNGFGGLDSKLYICKNSKPYDHLPSSQTCFYSMYFPPYKSKSIMQDRLRIITQEHVGCSFGAS; encoded by the exons ATGCAGATACACCAAACTGCAGCCCCAGTTTCCTCCTCATTCAATGTAAAATCATCGAATCATCAGATCATTCAAATCTTCGTCCGTTTGTTTTGCGGAAAAACACTGGCTATACAAGTCTATCCAACTGACACAGTGGAAGTAATTCACGACAAACTCCTATTGATAACTGGAATTCCTATATCTGACCAGAGGTTAATCTACGGAGGTAAACAGCTTCAGTTAGATCAAACGGTATCCCATTATGGAATTGAAAAGGCATCAGAGTTGCAACTCGTTGGTCGATTGAGGAGCACAATGTATCCTCAGACATGGAAGCTAATGAATGACTTATACTCACTAATTTTTGATTTCTGCAAACCCGAGCATGGTTTGTTTCAATCGGACGTGGATCATATAATGAGCGTGTTTTCGGAATTTCTGAGTAGGACTCCTGGTGATTTTGATCTAGCTTCTGAGTATCTCGAAATATTTATCTACTCTTCTGTTCCAAAAGCTCTGGTAAAGCTTTATACGTCTCGGAAAATTGTTGCTGATAAATGCATTTATGAAATTATCGGTTCATATATGACCAAGTCTGTTACATCAATACACAGTAGATATTCTATCTATATCACAGTGTTAAAATTTTGTAAGATTTTGGGAAAGGAGGTAGAGTTTGAagataatttgtatattttttgtcgGAGTAGTTTAGGCACTATTATACAGCGCCTAGGGATCGCGAGTTGCAAGGCTGATACAAAGGAGTTAGCATCGTTGCAGGATGTTTTCCCCTTTGTTTACCAGATAGCTGCTCAGTTGTACGTTGAATTAGAATCGATTATGAAGTCAACTGATTCTTCATTATCTGTTAGCCTTGTGGATCATTTTACTGCATTTATGCTTCCAGTGCGGACTGTCATACAGTTGCAAGTACTGTTTGACGTTCCAATAACTTTTCCGCTGATGAAGGATGAAACCGGTGAAGCACAGTATTACAGAGAGAGTATTGAATGGCTGCATAAATTTTTCTATGGTTTGCTAGAAAAAATAGTGTTGTCTTTAAAGATTTTGGAAGGCCGGTGGGGTTTGAAAGAAGGAGGAGAAGACAGGCAAGCTGTACAGACCTGGTGGTCTTTGTATCTTAAAATTCTAAAGGAGTTAAATAGTATATCAAAACTGTATACCGGCCTGGAGAATGTATTTTGGCAGAAGACAAGGGAAGTGAAGGTTTCGTTGTCTTTTCTGATAGTTAAGTTCGCAACTAAATCAGAAGATCACGGGTGGCTTATTGAACACAAAGAGGTAACAAATTTTAAGGCACGGAGGCAGTTGTCAATGATGATGCTTCCACAAGTTGGATACAATAAGATGTTCCACATGCTCATTGACAGGTCCCGATTGCTGGAAGAATCGTTCAAGTACATTGGAAATGCCTCTCCTGTAAATCTGCGTGGCAAATTGTTTATGGAATTCAAACATGAAGTAGCTACTGGACCTGGTGTGTTGAAGGAGTGGTTTTTATTGGTAGGCCAAGCGATCTTCAACCCTCAGAACGCTCTCTTTGTTGCTTGTCCAAACCATCCTAGAAGGTTTTTCCCAAATCTAG CATCTAAGGTGAATCCATTACACCTAAAGTATTTTTGCTTCTCTGGTAGGATGATTGCATTGGCTTTAATGCGTAAAGTACAAATTGGTGTTGTGTTTGATCGCACCTTCTTCTTGCAATTGGCTGGGAAAAACATATCATTGGAAGACGTTAGGGATACAGATCCATACTTGTACAATAGCTGCAAACTGATACTGGATATGGATCCAGAGATGGTGGATCAAGATAATCTAGGGTTGAGGTTCTTTTGTGAAGTTGATCAGTCGCTGGGATCCAGGAAAGGGATTGAGCTTTGTCCCAACGGGAAAGATACTGTCGTGGACAGTAAGAATCGGGAGACATATGTTAATCTTCTTATTGAACATCATTTTGTAACATCAATTGCAGAGCAGGTCGCATCTTTTGTTAAAGGTTTTGATGATATTACAACCACATCAAGTCGCCTGTCCTTTTTCCAGTACCTAAATCCTGAGGATCTCGACTTAATGCTTGATGGCTATGGAAATGATATTTCTGTGGAAGATTGGAAAGCACATACTAATTACCATGGCTACAAAAGAAGTGATTGTCAAATATCCTGGTTCTGGAAG ATAGTTGAGTCTATGTCTGTTGAGCAGAGAAAGGTGCTCCTTTTCTTCTGGACTTCAATTAAGTCTCTGCCTCTAAATGGTTTTGGTGGTTTGGACTCGAAACTTTACATCTGTAAAAACTCAAAGCCATATGATCACTTACCTTCTTCACAAACTTGCTTCTACAGCATGTACTTTCCTCCTTATAAATCCAAGTCTATCATGCAAGATCGACTCCGTATAATCACCCAAGAACATGTTGGTTGCAGCTTTGGTGCCTC